GCATTTGATTAGAAGGCTGACTCGCACGTTCCTACCAATCGTATCATAGGCACGCCCACTGCACTCGCCACGTGACGATACTTCTTGGCATCGACCGGTGCAAGAGTTTTAAATAGTTTAAGGAATGCTCTAATGGAGGGGTAGAAGAGGTTGAAGAGGGCAAGGAAGTCCATGGAGTTAGGAGAGAAACAGAGTCCCAGCTAGGGCCCAAGCTAAGGCCCAAGCTAAGGCCCAAGCCCAAGCCAAACGCCGAACGTTCTGTTCACGATTATCGGGGTAAAATGCCCGCTGCAGAAGCTACCTCtgttggagatgaagatctTATAGACTTATAGAACAGCAACATGTTCCACGATCAATCTACGGTGCGGGCTGCTGCTCAGTCTACTCTCTCCCCCCATGGCCGCACGCCAAGCAACGGCTGCACGGtatctcatttcattcatgCACTTCATCAGGTATCGTCGTGGAAACCGAAATCCAACTCTGCAGCAGACCCGAGagcaaaatccaaatcaGGATACGTGTGGGTGCACGTGACGAGGGGAATTATCTCGGAAATCGTGATTCGGGATTCCACAGGTAGGCGGAAGGCGGAAGGTGGAAGGTGGAAGGCAGCTGTATGGGCTTACGTCATCATTCTAGAATTATCGTGTGGCTGCAGAGAGCTTACAAACTGCATCATCACTCGGGCTTTGAAAATAAACACATCGGAGGTCTGGTCTGCAAtgtacatacacacatacatatatatatatatatatatctatataaaagcagaagaagaattgagtcCATTGCGAAGAgaatgaattaatattaatgtgaataccaatctcaatcaaatcacatctcGACGTCTCTCCTACACCCACGTCCTAACCATTTCTCGGGATTTGATCCAAACCCCTCCCCACTTCTTTCGAGAAAGACTTTTGAACGACATCATCGACTGACACCTTATTAACGACCCATTTTCACGAAAACGTAACGTACGATTGAGTGGGAAGTACAACAAAACTCCAACAAAACTCCATCAACTACAAATACCGAAGCACAAACAAGCAGCATAATCAAGAAGAACGATCAATCTACCTCTGCAAAGCTTCTTGCGAGAATTAATCTCTACATTACCCCTCCATTCAATCTTCACCCTGCAAGTAAATAGCTTGCCGCAAAAGAATTCTATCCACCCCGCCCAATCTAACACAGCTATACGTAAAATATGAAGATTCTTaccaaggaagaagaggctgCGCATTACAATGCTACGTTAAAGGGTGGTTTCACGGGAGGCTTTGTTGGTCTCGCAGTGGTACGTATTCAATCGCAACCCCGATATCTCTTTCAAACAAAACTGACCGAATCTCTCAGGGCGGTGCCGCACTTTATGTAGCCAACAGACGATTCCACACCATCCGCAGTCTTACCATCCCCATGAAAAGTTTCCTCGTCTCATCCTCCGGTACCTTCGCTGCTATCATAAGCGCAGATCGCGCATCTCGCTCATACGAATGGAATCGCGACCCCTCGCGAAAGTACAAAGACAAATCAACGCTCCTTCTCGAACAAGAGAAGGCCAGTGAAACTACTGCTCAGCGCCTCAAGGCatggggaaaagaaaaccGATACTCGATTGTTACCGCATCGTGGGTCGCCAGTATGGGAATCGCGTTTGGGATGGTgtccaaaaataaatatttgacTGGCGCCCAGAAATTGGTACAAGCAAGAGTTTATGCGCAAGGGCTGACGTTGGCTGTATTGGTTGCATCAGCGGCATTCGAGATGGGAGATGCGAAGAAGGGAACAGGAAGGTGGGAAACGGTTACGGTGTTGGATCCAAACGATCCGGAACATAAACATTTGATCCAGAAAAAGATTCACCACGAAGCttatgaaggagaagatttaTGGCGTGGTATGTTCCGATCCCTTTCAGGGTGCTTTGGCcagaatttgaatacatACTAATCGATATACATAGATATGGTGGAAGCTGAAGAGCGCCGCATTAATGAACGTAAGAGATTGGCGGAAGAAAGAAACCACTCCTCAGGGAAAACATCCTCGGgcaaagaaaacaaagataAAATCTCTAGTGAAATGAAGAGTGCTGGAAAGGTAGCATTTGCAGATGcccaagaaagagaagataagaACCAAGCTGAGCAAGCTGAAAAGGAAGCGGATGCAAAACACGAGTCTACACAGTCTGAACCAAAAGTAAATGGTAAAAACAAGATCTAAAAATGGAGTGTTTGGCAATCGAATCCTTTGGTGTTTTATACGGGCATTCAATGGCGCGCTGAGTGATTTTGGGATGATAGATGGGGGTTAATTAAAAAGGGGGGTGTTTGGAGAAGGGGTCGAGTAATTTTGTATATACTCCGGTTCTTGTATCATTAGAATGGCAAACAAACATGTCTCTCAAGTAACTTTTATCCATTTATCGAATTGCATTGTTATGGTATATTCAAGACTACCTTCATTATTTGGCAAGCGCCAATTGAACAAAGCGAATTGCTCGGTTGATCAAGATAGGAGTCGGAAAATTCATCGCTCATTGGTTGACATGGCGAGTGTGTTTTAACATTCGATTTGCAGTGATTGCAGAGTCTAATATATAACGAGTATTTCGGTGGATATCTCCTTTCGATAAATTTACTAAACACAGTTACACTGACTGTATCTCAACTGTCGTTTGATGTGGTGGGGAGAATGTACAAAcgtcttttcttctcttctcttcttatcACGCCGAATTGATCAGTTTGGAGTTgcacagtacagtacagtactACAGTACAGGTATAGGTTTATGGAATTATGGATTCtgaatggaaatgatttttatcATGGTAGGTTTACGAGtatagtatatatagtattgGGATGCTCACGAGCAGGGAGGAACAGGTAAAATCTTGTGTCGTACACATCTATTCAGACAATCCAATCCTTCGCACATCTCAAAAAAGAAGTCAGCTCCATACGACATGCTAGCTCAAATATCGGGAATATATCCCATGGCAGAATACGTCTCTGGAATCCTAAACTGGGGTGTCTCGTCTTGTATCTATCGGTTCTTCGAGATATAGTGTATACCCCGTGGCGGAATGTGGATGCGCTTTTGACCTATGAGTTGGACTGGATTTCGAACGCTTGGATGGACTGCTTGTGGcttggggattgggattgtttATTGCCACTTTTGTTCTTGTGCTGTGTTGTGTTTTGTTGTATTGGGGGTGTgattttctaaatataaatatcgtGAGGATCTCTTTGCTTTGGGAGATCAGTCAGGAGTAGATTTTCTCGTCGCGTGATGTATACTATCTACATATTGAAATACGTGAATGCCcaggaatggaatggaaagaggTATGAAGATGTTGGTGATGTGTTGTTATTGGTTTCGACTTTGAttagattggattggtgCGGGTTGGGACCGTGTGTGTGGTGTTGGTTTTGAATATGTGTAATAGGTCTTTGTGatatgggaatggaaatagaTGGGTTTGCTAGtacttgtttgtttgtttgtagcTGTTTGATTGAGGCATGTTGGTTTATTGAGTTGGGTTGCTTGTGTCGTTGGTATGTTTTCTATTAGCTAAcacttctccttctccttctccttctgtTTTGCACAATGCTGTATTTGATATCGTACAAAAAGATGCGATGGAATTGCTCGGATATTGTTGAAGTAGTAGGTAGGAGATAGAAAAAGGATGGAAAAGTAATGTCGGATTTGGAGACTATGCATGATGTATATGTGTGGTTGAGCCCCTGTCAtgcaatatcaatacatgtATACCCGTACCCGTGCCCGCAAACATAATCGAAACATCCCCCCGCTCACAAGCCGTAGAGTAATCTAGGAGATGAAACTTCGGCAGATTTTGGCGAATAGATAGAATGTCTACCTGCGCGAATCTCGGTGTGGAAAACAGGTAGCTATAGTTCAGATATTTGAATCCAATCGAATCGTTCGCATTGACTGGGGAATCTCTTTACGATCTACTCATTTGTTACTGCAGAACAGAAAGTTCTCGCTGCTGATTTCATTTACTTCTACACTAGACACTCAGAGTACTGCAATCGCAATAGCAATTCTTGCCTGCTTGCTATATTCAATTTGTCAGTCTGTAAGAGGTGATTAAATGTTAAAGAGAACGAACATATTTCTCCCGGCAGAAACTAACAGAGAAGCTCCGAATGAGCGTTTCTTTCGATCTGCTAGCTGCAGAATATCAATCTGGGTACATTTCTCGGGGTTGATGGGATTTGGAGCTTGATGGATTGGCTTGTGGATTGTTGGTAGATGGTGCATGAATAGCACTCTTTGATGTGTATTTGATGCTATTTCTACACAATCTGTGTAGGAGTATTGCTAAGCAATACGGAGTTAGATCTTCATATTATGACTCTCTTGCTCACAGAAACTTTTGCGGGGAAAGATGTTtttgtgtgtatatatatgtatgtatatatgtgcTATTAGTGAAAAtagttttcaaaaattcgGAACGGTGATTCTGGTGGGGAAGAAGGATTCTGAGTTTGGGAGGATGcttattttttctttttaagcTTACAGTTGGGGGAGCTGTAGAGGGGGTTATTGGATCGCCGTCGGTGCAAGTTTGTAGAGCTGGATTGAATGCTGTGAAGAGGGGTGAGGGTATATTCGTattgaaaattggaaattgtgtTGAGAGGGAGATGCTGATATGAGGAAGGGGTACTGATGATTGGGGGTTAGGGCCAGTGCTGGGAATTGGTTCAGAGGCTGCGTGAATTCGAGATAGAGGAGTGATGGAGTGAAGAGTACGATTTTGCACCTGGTGAAATGGTCGTTTAGGTTCTCTGGAGGTCTGGATTGCGATTTCATAAGGTAAGATGCTAGTCTGGACCAGTGGACATGATGCTGGCTGTAGCTGAAAAGTGTGAGGTGGGCGTAAccttcaattccatcaaGATGGATGACACTGCTATTGGTACCATGTCTTCTCTCATAGTTCGGGAAGTGAATTTTTGCTTTCATCATGCTGTATCATGCACATGAATGAATTCTGCgattccttttctcctcgGGTTGAGACTTTTCTTCTCATGAATAGGTTGGCCAA
The Botrytis cinerea B05.10 chromosome 5, complete sequence DNA segment above includes these coding regions:
- the Bcrcf2 gene encoding Bcrcf2 — translated: MKILTKEEEAAHYNATLKGGFTGGFVGLAVGGAALYVANRRFHTIRSLTIPMKSFLVSSSGTFAAIISADRASRSYEWNRDPSRKYKDKSTLLLEQEKASETTAQRLKAWGKENRYSIVTASWVASMGIAFGMVSKNKYLTGAQKLVQARVYAQGLTLAVLVASAAFEMGDAKKGTGRWETVTVLDPNDPEHKHLIQKKIHHEAYEGEDLWRDMVEAEERRINERKRLAEERNHSSGKTSSGKENKDKISSEMKSAGKVAFADAQEREDKNQAEQAEKEADAKHESTQSEPKVNGKNKI